The proteins below come from a single Triticum aestivum cultivar Chinese Spring chromosome 5D, IWGSC CS RefSeq v2.1, whole genome shotgun sequence genomic window:
- the LOC123125745 gene encoding uncharacterized protein: protein MRRRVVEPHGSATTRSGAVSPRRPPRTKRDERDPAAVGGDRALPGPALCRRRGRRKREEGCAGGGGVVALPVARGRGASPAALICKWIDYWILLQGNEDTKDWLRWRARLVAQVGCDCSALAEVGRPGSGG, encoded by the exons ATGCGACGCCGCGTGGTGGAGCCCCACGGAAGCGCCACCACCAGGTCCGGGGCCGTCAGCCCGCGCCGGCCACCCCGCACGAAGAGAGACGAGAGGGACCCCGCCGCCGTCGGCGGcgaccgggctttgcccggccCCGCCCTctgccggcggcgagggaggaggaagcGGGAGGAGGGGTGCGCTGGCGGCGGTGGTGTGGTCGCCCTCCCCGTCGCCCGCGGGAGGGGTGCTAGCCCTGCTGCCCTG ATATGCAAATGGATAGATTATTGGATTTTATTGCAGGGGAATGAGGACACAAAGGACTGGCTGCGGTGGCGTGCAAGACTTGTAGCACAAGTAGGTTGTGATTGTTCAGCGCTAGCAGAAGTTGGAAGACCTGGATCCGGAGGCTGA